The following coding sequences are from one Streptomyces angustmyceticus window:
- a CDS encoding DUF1254 domain-containing protein, with product MNATRRLRRWGAAAGAGAAMLALSAPPATAARARTAHPAPAPAPATTADAVKAYVYGYPLVLARATEQASTNVRKPDPATLRAPVNQFAKADRTPGPEFHTVVAPNVDTLYTSAWLDLKKGPIVLHVPDTKGRYFMMPMLNAYTDVFASPGTRTTGSSARDFAITGPGWHGRLPAGVKQIKSPTRTAWILGRTQFDGPSDLPAVKALARHYTLKPLRDHGHHHTPRPGHVDPNVPAMSPAARVAGMDAQTFFSRLASSMATNPPPKKDAPMVATLARLGIVPGRPFDINAKGPATAQALRQAVPAAQKQIKAALATSGKNVNGWRVSLDLGDYGTDYMLRATTAWQGLGANRPGDAVYPIVRTDSRGKPLTGARRYVLHFAPGQTPPVKAFWSLTMYDPDGFLVRNPIHRYEIGHGVKPTRNPDGSMDIYLQHDAPAGKKSNWLPAPSGRFSMILRMYQPKSGVLDGTWSPPAVTMTH from the coding sequence ATGAACGCAACGCGACGACTCCGCCGCTGGGGTGCCGCCGCCGGTGCGGGGGCGGCCATGCTCGCCCTGTCCGCCCCGCCGGCGACAGCGGCCCGGGCGCGCACGGCACACCCGGCCCCCGCGCCCGCTCCCGCCACCACCGCCGACGCGGTCAAGGCCTACGTCTACGGCTACCCGCTGGTCCTGGCGCGGGCCACCGAGCAGGCGTCCACCAACGTCCGCAAGCCCGATCCGGCGACCCTGCGGGCACCGGTCAACCAGTTCGCCAAGGCGGACCGGACCCCCGGCCCCGAGTTCCACACCGTGGTGGCCCCCAACGTCGACACCCTGTACACCTCGGCGTGGCTGGACCTGAAGAAGGGGCCGATCGTGCTCCATGTGCCGGACACCAAGGGCCGGTACTTCATGATGCCCATGCTCAACGCCTATACCGACGTCTTCGCCTCCCCGGGAACCCGCACCACCGGCAGCTCGGCGCGCGACTTCGCCATCACCGGCCCCGGCTGGCACGGCCGGCTGCCCGCCGGGGTCAAGCAGATCAAGTCGCCCACCCGGACGGCGTGGATCCTCGGCCGGACCCAGTTCGACGGCCCCTCCGACCTGCCCGCGGTGAAGGCCCTGGCGCGCCACTACACCCTCAAGCCGCTCCGCGACCACGGCCACCACCACACCCCGCGGCCGGGTCACGTCGATCCGAACGTCCCGGCCATGTCGCCGGCCGCCCGTGTCGCCGGCATGGACGCGCAGACCTTCTTCTCCCGGCTCGCCTCGTCCATGGCCACCAACCCTCCCCCGAAGAAGGACGCCCCCATGGTGGCCACCCTGGCCCGCCTGGGCATCGTCCCCGGGCGGCCGTTCGACATCAACGCCAAGGGCCCTGCCACGGCACAGGCCCTGCGCCAGGCCGTCCCCGCGGCCCAGAAGCAGATCAAGGCCGCGCTCGCCACGTCCGGAAAGAACGTGAACGGCTGGCGCGTCTCGCTCGACCTGGGCGACTACGGCACCGACTACATGCTGCGCGCGACCACCGCCTGGCAAGGGCTCGGCGCCAACCGCCCCGGTGACGCCGTCTACCCGATCGTCCGCACCGACAGCCGCGGCAAGCCGCTGACCGGAGCCAGGCGGTACGTCCTCCACTTCGCCCCCGGGCAGACCCCGCCGGTGAAGGCCTTCTGGTCCCTCACGATGTACGACCCGGACGGCTTCCTGGTGCGCAACCCGATCCACCGCTACGAGATCGGACACGGCGTCAAGCCGACCCGCAATCCCGACGGTTCCATGGACATCTACCTCCAGCACGATGCCCCGGCAGGCAAGAAGTCCAACTGGCTGCCCGCCCCGAGCGGCCGGTTCTCCATGATCCTGCGCATGTACCAGCCCAAGTCCGGCGTCCTCGACGGCACCTGGTCCCCGCCCGCGGTCACCATGACCCACTGA
- a CDS encoding LmeA family phospholipid-binding protein, with translation MSTGGEKEQPWAGRPSRRIVRRTAKALAALAVVLAFLALGDRWAVLYAENLAAQQVQKALKLRAEPEVHIDSVPFVGQVLAGDIDHVEVDVPDVDAGPVSVAQVKGTADDIRIVGSLPSSVKGAVLSRVHGDILLDFKDLNREVGASQIHLRPGPGKNTVVAGGDLPVGGKHAQVRGRAQLQRTGDRGLRMTVRDTRVVVPGLLTYVPGKGGGVQLTAPVADKLDEGELRQAAGKPVSPRQMMKGHVLDTLVDHPALLKPTGIDPSLIQGLRKLREPKVAQQMEFSGKLPDNLPGDIRLRGISVTKNGIRAELTGKDVRVG, from the coding sequence ATGAGCACCGGGGGTGAGAAGGAGCAACCTTGGGCCGGGCGCCCGTCGCGGCGGATCGTGCGGAGGACCGCGAAGGCGCTCGCCGCGCTGGCCGTCGTGCTCGCGTTTCTCGCGCTCGGGGACCGGTGGGCCGTGCTCTACGCGGAGAACCTGGCGGCGCAGCAGGTGCAGAAGGCGCTGAAGCTGCGTGCCGAGCCCGAGGTGCACATCGACAGCGTCCCCTTCGTCGGGCAGGTGCTCGCCGGCGACATCGACCACGTCGAGGTCGACGTCCCCGATGTCGACGCCGGACCGGTCTCCGTCGCGCAGGTGAAGGGGACGGCGGACGACATCCGGATCGTCGGCAGCCTGCCGTCCTCGGTCAAGGGCGCGGTGCTGAGCCGGGTGCACGGTGACATCCTGCTGGACTTCAAGGACCTGAACCGCGAAGTCGGCGCCTCGCAGATCCACTTGAGGCCCGGCCCCGGGAAGAACACGGTGGTGGCCGGCGGCGACCTGCCGGTGGGCGGCAAGCACGCCCAGGTCCGGGGGCGTGCGCAGTTGCAGCGCACCGGGGACCGCGGCCTGCGCATGACCGTGCGGGACACCCGCGTGGTGGTGCCCGGTCTGCTCACGTACGTACCGGGCAAGGGCGGCGGCGTGCAGCTGACCGCACCCGTCGCCGACAAGCTGGACGAGGGCGAGCTGCGCCAGGCGGCCGGGAAGCCCGTCTCTCCGCGGCAGATGATGAAGGGCCATGTGCTGGACACGCTCGTGGACCATCCCGCGCTGCTGAAGCCCACCGGCATCGATCCCTCGCTCATCCAGGGTCTGCGGAAGCTCCGGGAGCCGAAGGTCGCGCAGCAGATGGAGTTCTCCGGAAAGCTGCCGGACAACCTGCCGGGCGACATCCGGCTGCGTGGCATCTCCGTGACGAAGAACGGCATCCGTGCCGAGCTGACCGGCAAGGACGTACGGGTGGGCTGA
- a CDS encoding glycosyltransferase: MFRREARRRGVEFSVAGTNWTCGPGVQQAASEVWLRHGNELFNRYVFGCLWPAQAEAKAHDLLAAWTRERPDLVIAECSDLGAHLAARALRLPLLAADNGLGPVLLNLWDTHIAPALRPLHKQHEQDTPTLPPMLTPAPVHWFHETSPPAARAVRRTVADFRAVLPGGPAHSSRPSRPLVYVSLGTLTTAMSGLRTAVENVYREIMAALRTIDCDAIVSAGALARHLPSASPRIAVVEHAPQPALLHRADLFVTHGGRASLLDAVQGATPFLGLGVLADQPDNTAAFSRLGLGRALDVTAGRDEIADALTELLAAPRYGAALRAAGAELSRLPALNLTEIRDSLQRDSL, encoded by the coding sequence ATGTTCCGCCGCGAGGCCCGGCGGCGTGGGGTGGAGTTCTCCGTCGCCGGCACGAACTGGACGTGCGGTCCCGGCGTCCAGCAGGCGGCGAGCGAGGTCTGGCTGCGGCACGGCAACGAACTCTTCAACCGGTATGTCTTCGGCTGCCTCTGGCCCGCACAGGCCGAGGCCAAGGCTCATGACCTGCTCGCCGCGTGGACGCGGGAACGGCCCGATCTGGTGATCGCCGAGTGCAGCGACCTCGGCGCGCACCTCGCGGCCAGGGCCCTGCGACTGCCCCTGCTCGCGGCGGACAACGGCCTCGGGCCGGTGCTCCTGAACCTCTGGGACACCCACATCGCGCCCGCGCTGCGTCCCCTCCACAAGCAGCACGAGCAGGACACACCCACGCTCCCCCCGATGCTCACCCCCGCGCCGGTCCACTGGTTCCACGAGACGTCCCCGCCCGCGGCGCGCGCGGTCCGACGCACCGTCGCGGACTTCCGCGCCGTCCTCCCCGGGGGCCCGGCCCACTCCTCCCGCCCGTCGCGTCCGCTCGTCTACGTCAGCCTCGGCACCCTGACCACCGCGATGTCCGGCCTGCGCACCGCCGTCGAGAACGTCTACCGGGAGATCATGGCCGCGCTGCGCACCATCGACTGCGACGCGATCGTGTCCGCGGGAGCCCTCGCGCGGCACCTGCCGAGCGCGAGCCCCCGCATCGCGGTCGTCGAGCACGCCCCACAGCCCGCCCTCCTGCACCGGGCCGACCTGTTCGTGACGCACGGCGGCCGGGCGTCCCTGCTCGACGCGGTGCAGGGGGCAACGCCCTTCCTGGGCCTGGGTGTTCTCGCCGATCAGCCCGACAACACCGCCGCGTTCTCCCGCCTTGGTCTGGGCCGGGCGCTGGACGTCACGGCGGGACGCGACGAGATCGCCGACGCCCTGACGGAGCTCCTGGCCGCCCCGCGCTACGGTGCCGCCCTGCGCGCCGCCGGCGCCGAACTCTCCCGGCTGCCGGCCCTGAACCTCACGGAAATCCGGGACAGCCTCCAACGGGACAGTCTTTGA
- a CDS encoding HipA family kinase, translated as MLNEVMATRYVTPLREGGSLPGIVEADDLGTYIIKFTGAGQGRKTLVAEVICGELGRRLGLRVPELVRMQLDPVIGLGEPDQEVQELLKASGGLNLGMDYLPGSLGFDPLAFEVSAREAGRVVWFDALINNVDRSWRNPNLLVWHGELWLIDHGAAMIWHHNWPSAPQASARPYNASDHVLATFGPDVAAAAEEFAPQVTEELLTAIAAEVPDEWLADEPGFDSPDALRRAYVDTLLARARTISDRIILGEPTEDKPSQAPEWLAARLVRRAVK; from the coding sequence ATGCTGAATGAAGTCATGGCGACCCGCTATGTCACGCCCTTGCGTGAGGGCGGGTCGCTGCCGGGGATCGTCGAGGCCGACGACCTCGGTACCTACATCATCAAGTTCACCGGTGCCGGGCAGGGGCGGAAGACGCTCGTCGCCGAGGTCATCTGCGGGGAGCTGGGGCGGCGGCTGGGGCTGCGGGTGCCGGAGCTGGTGCGGATGCAGCTCGACCCCGTCATCGGGCTGGGCGAGCCGGACCAGGAGGTCCAGGAACTGCTGAAGGCCAGCGGGGGGCTGAATCTGGGGATGGACTACCTCCCCGGATCGCTGGGCTTCGATCCGCTCGCCTTCGAGGTGAGCGCCCGCGAGGCGGGCCGGGTGGTGTGGTTCGACGCGCTGATCAACAACGTCGACCGGTCCTGGCGCAATCCCAACCTGCTGGTCTGGCACGGCGAACTGTGGCTGATCGACCATGGCGCGGCGATGATCTGGCACCACAACTGGCCGAGCGCGCCACAGGCTTCGGCCCGGCCGTACAACGCCTCCGACCATGTGCTGGCCACCTTCGGGCCGGATGTCGCGGCGGCGGCCGAGGAGTTCGCGCCGCAGGTCACCGAGGAGCTGCTGACCGCGATCGCGGCCGAGGTGCCGGACGAATGGCTGGCCGACGAGCCGGGCTTCGACTCCCCGGACGCGCTGCGCCGGGCGTATGTGGACACGCTGCTGGCCCGCGCCCGGACGATCAGCGACCGGATCATCCTCGGGGAGCCCACCGAGGACAAGCCCTCGCAGGCGCCGGAATGGCTGGCCGCCCGGCTGGTACGGAGGGCAGTGAAGTGA
- a CDS encoding DUF3037 domain-containing protein, which translates to MSGLHNGRDVFEYALLRVVPRVERGEMINAGVVVYCRARRFVEARTHLDEARLLALDPTTDVEGVRAALGAVEGVCQGGERAGQAAGDDAGRRFRWLMAPRSTIVQPGPVHTGLTADPAAEAERLLELLVR; encoded by the coding sequence GTGAGCGGTCTGCACAACGGGCGCGATGTCTTCGAGTACGCCCTGCTGAGGGTCGTCCCCCGGGTCGAGCGCGGCGAGATGATCAATGCGGGGGTGGTCGTGTACTGCCGTGCCCGGCGGTTCGTCGAGGCCAGGACCCATCTGGACGAGGCCCGGCTGCTGGCCCTGGACCCCACCACCGACGTGGAGGGGGTGCGGGCCGCGCTCGGTGCCGTCGAGGGCGTCTGCCAGGGCGGCGAGCGGGCCGGACAGGCGGCGGGGGACGACGCGGGACGCCGTTTTCGCTGGCTGATGGCGCCGCGCAGCACCATCGTCCAGCCGGGCCCGGTGCACACCGGACTGACCGCCGATCCCGCCGCCGAGGCCGAGCGGCTGCTGGAGCTGCTGGTGCGCTGA
- the fabG gene encoding 3-oxoacyl-ACP reductase FabG, with protein MSTTEQRVAIVTGAARGIGAATAVRLAAEGRAVAVLDLDEAACKDTVEKITKAGGKAIAVGCDVSDAEQVDAAVARVASELGAPTVLVNNAGVLRDNLLFKMSETDWDTVMNVHLRGAFLMSRACQKHMVDAKFGRIVNLSSSSALGNRGQVNYSAAKAGLQGFTKTLAIELGKFGVTANAVAPGFIVTDMTAATAERVGMGFEEFQAAAATQIPVQRVGRPEDIANAIAFFTGEAAGFVSGEVMYVAGGPLN; from the coding sequence ATGTCCACCACCGAGCAGCGCGTTGCCATCGTGACGGGCGCGGCCCGCGGTATCGGCGCGGCCACCGCCGTCCGGCTGGCCGCCGAGGGCCGCGCCGTGGCCGTACTGGACCTCGACGAGGCGGCCTGCAAGGACACCGTCGAGAAGATCACCAAGGCCGGCGGCAAGGCCATCGCGGTCGGCTGTGACGTCTCCGACGCCGAGCAGGTCGACGCGGCCGTCGCCCGGGTCGCCTCGGAGCTCGGTGCGCCGACCGTCCTCGTCAACAACGCCGGTGTGCTCCGCGACAACCTGCTGTTCAAGATGAGCGAGACCGACTGGGACACGGTCATGAACGTGCATCTGCGCGGTGCGTTCCTGATGTCCCGCGCCTGCCAGAAGCACATGGTGGACGCCAAGTTCGGCCGGATCGTGAACCTCTCCTCCAGCTCGGCGCTCGGCAACCGCGGGCAGGTCAACTACTCGGCGGCCAAGGCCGGTCTGCAGGGCTTCACCAAGACCCTCGCCATCGAGCTCGGCAAGTTCGGCGTCACCGCCAACGCCGTCGCCCCGGGCTTCATCGTCACCGACATGACCGCCGCCACCGCCGAGCGCGTCGGCATGGGCTTCGAGGAGTTCCAGGCCGCGGCCGCCACCCAGATCCCGGTGCAGCGCGTCGGCCGCCCCGAGGATATCGCCAACGCCATCGCGTTCTTCACCGGTGAGGCCGCCGGCTTCGTCTCCGGCGAGGTCATGTACGTCGCCGGCGGCCCGCTCAACTGA